From the genome of Denticeps clupeoides chromosome 4, fDenClu1.1, whole genome shotgun sequence, one region includes:
- the tada1 gene encoding transcriptional adapter 1, giving the protein MAAHANELELAKKNLTDAVGENIKHYWANLKLWFKQKISKEEFDVEARRLLTQDNVHVHNDFLLAILTRCQIFFSTPEGAGSLQWTGPSVSKPGKPKGKKKTSSVRQKFDHRFQPQNPLSVAQPFSPREAGTGVEEEELRLSAHTLLLPTRGQLEARMMVTAYEFGLDNVTEDAVSSMTCAVEVHLKDVITAVVSRRKAYRLRDGHFAYAFGSDLTPQPYLKNSVAVYHSVTECPPPSASLPAGPPPQVSPDEAEQHAALLLACSGDSLPAPLPPINMFDLLEALQVHRRVMPSHTMHALNMERILARLWHPSHEELEQDHLHRQRLASREGLLVT; this is encoded by the exons ATGGCGGCTCATGCGAACGAACTGGAACTAGCGAAGAAGAACCTAACTGACGCGGTCGGCGAGAACATTAAACA TTACTGGGCGAACCTGAAGCTCTGGTTCAAACAGAAGATCAGTAAAGAAGAGTTTGATGTGGAGGCACGTCGGCTCCTCACGCAGGACAACG TCCACGTGCACAATGACTTCCTCCTGGCCATCCTGACGCGATGTCAGATATTCTTCTCCACTCCAG AGGGTGCAGGATCACTGCAGTGGACAGGACCGTCCGTGTCCAAACCTGGGAAGCCCAAAGGGAAGAAGAAGACCTCCTCCGTCCGCCAGAAATTCGAT CACCGGTTCCAGCCCCAGAATCCCCTGAGCGTGGCGCAGCCCTTCAGCCCGCGGGAGGCGGGAACCggcgtggaggaggaggagcttcgTCTGAGTGCGCACACGCTGCTGCTTCCCACCCGCGGACAGCTGGAGGCCCGGATGATGGTGACCGCGTACGAGTTCGGCCTCGACAACGTCACCGAGGACGCCGTCAGCAGCATGACGTGTGCTGTGGAG GTTCACCTGAAGGACGTGATCACGGCTGTCGTGTCACGGAGGAAGGCGTATCGTCTTCGCGACGGCCACTTCGCCTACGCGTTCGGCAGTGACCTCACACCCCAGCCGTACCTGAAGAACAGCGTGGCGGTGTACCACAGCGTCACTGAATG TCCCCCCCCCAGTGCGTCCCTCCCTGCCGGCCCGCCCCCGCAGGTGTCCCCCGATGAAGCAGAGCAACATGCAGCGCTCCTATTGGCCTGTTCCGGTGACAGTCTGCCAGCTCCACTTCCTCCTATCAACATGTTTGACCTTCTGGAGGCACTTCAG GTTCATCGCAGGGTCATGCCCTCCCACACCATGCATGCCCTGAACATGGAGCGCATCCTCGCTCGCCTGTGGCACCCCAGCCACGAGGAACTGGAGCAGGACCACCTCCACCGCCAGCGTCTGGCCTCCAGGGAGGGCCTGCTGGTCACCTGA
- the fggy gene encoding FGGY carbohydrate kinase domain-containing protein, with protein MASGQHYFVGVDVGTASVRAALVTHEGRVKNLVEEPIHIWEPHADQYVQSSEDIWAMCCSAVRKVTMGVKKDQVRGIGFDATCSLVVLDQNFQPVAVNEDGICDRNVVMWMDHRAAEQAARITATGHAALKRVGGVMSPEMQPPKLLWLKENLMESCWKDAAHFFDLPDFLSWKATGSLSRSLCTLVCKWTYSPPDGWDDTFWTTIGLADLLEENYFKIGSIASCPGVPVGAGLTQEAAADLGLNPGVAVGTSLIDAHAGGLGVIGADVAGFRLPREGQPIASRMALICGTSSCHMAISRQALFVPGVWGPYQSAMVPGFWLNEGGQSATGKLIDHIVKSHPAHTAVQERAEKSGEGLYSFLNHHLETMATDPTLPDLLTSNLHVWPDFHGNRSPLADPALKGMVVGLSLGQTADDLALLYLATLQALALGTRHILQAMREAGHDITTLFLCGGLSKNRLFVWTHANATGLPVVLPAEREAVLVGAAMLGACASGHYGSIQEAMEKMGRAGTVVEPRRELARFYGQKFRVFLRLCDHQREYVRLMQEENPPASPQNPTLSGTL; from the exons ATGGCGAGCGGCCAGCACTACTTCGTCGGTGTGGACGTGGGTACTGCCAGCGTCCGCGCGGCTCTCGTCACCCACGAAGGACGGGTGAAGAACCTGGTGGAGGAGCCCATTCACATCTGGGAGCCACACGCTGACCAGTATGTCCAGTCATCAGAAGACATTTGGgccatgtgctgcagtgcagtCAGG AAGGTGACCATGGGTGTCAAGAAGGACCAGGTAAGAGGCATTGGGTTTGATGCCACCTGCTCCCTGGTGGTTTTGGACCAGAACTTCCAGCCTGTGGCGGTGAATGAGGATG GCATCTGTGACAGAAACGTGGTGATGTGGATGGACCATCGCGCAGCAGAGCAAGCCGCTCGGATTACGGCCACCGGCCATGCGGCCCTGAAGAGGGTGGGCGGTGTCATGTCCCCAGAAATGCAGCCTCCAAAGCTGCTCTGGCTCAAAGAG AACCTCATGGAGAGTTGCTGGAAGGACGCTGCCCATTTCTTTGACCTTCCGGATTTCCTGTCATGGAAAGCCACTGGATCTCTGAGCAG ATCCCTCTGCACCTTGGTGTGTAAGTGGACCTATTCTCCTCCTGATGGATGGGACGACACCTTCTGGACCACGATTGGTCTTGCGGACCTTCTGGAAGAGAACTATTTCAAAATCG GGTCCATAGCCAGCTGCCCAGGGGTCCCTGTGGGTGCGGGCCTCACCCAGGAAGCTGCTGCAGACTTGGGTCTGAACCCTGGCGTTGCTGTGGGCACCTCGCTCATAGACGCTCATGCAGGAGGGCTGG GTGTGATCGGTGCTGACGTAGCCGGGTTCCGCCTACCGCGCGAAGGACAGCCAATCGCGTCCCGCATGGCCCTGATCTGTGGAACGTCGTCTTGCCACATGGCG ATCAGCCGGCAGGCGCTCTTCGTGCCCGGGGTGTGGGGGCCGTACCAGTCCGCCATGGTGCCAGGCTTCTGGTTGAACGAGGGAGGGCAGAGTGCCACCGGCAAGCTG ATTGATCACATTGTCAAGAGTCATCCAGCTCACACGGCTGTTCAGGAGCGGGCGGAGAAAAG TGGGGAGGGTCTCTACTCCTTCCTGAACCACCACCTGGAGACCATGGCCACTGACCCCACCCTGCCTGACCTCTTAACCTCCAACCTACACGTGTGGCCTGATTTCCATGGCAACCGATCTCCACTCGCAGACCCCGCGCTGAAGGGCATG GTGGTGGGTCTCTCGCTGGGCCAGACGGCGGACGACCTGGCGCTGCTGTACCTGGCCACGCTGCAGGCCCTGGCA CTGGGAACCAGGCACATCCTGCAGGCCATGAGGGAGGCCGGCCATGACATCACCACCCTCTTCCTGTGTGGGGGTCTCAGCAAGAACCGCCTCTTTGTCTGGACCCACGCCAACGCCACGG GTCTGCCGGTGGTGCTGCCAGCGGAGAGGGAGGCTGTTTTGGTGGGGGCCGCCATGTTGGGGGCGTGTGCCTCGGGGCACTACGGCTCGATTCAG GAGGCGATGGAGAAGATGGGACGAGCGGGAACGGTGGTGGAGCCTCGGCGGGAGCTGGCGAG GTTCTACGGGCAGAAATTCCGCGTGTTCTTGCGGCTGTGTGACCACCAGAGGGAGTATGTGAGACTCATGCAGGAGGAGAACCCGCCAGCCTCACCGCAGAACCCAACGCTGTCTGGAACGCTGTAG
- the LOC114788617 gene encoding peroxiredoxin-6-like: protein MPGVLLGDIFPNFEAETTAGTINFHDFLGDCWGVLFSHPRDFTPVCTTELGRAAQLSPEFHQRDVKMIALSIDSVEDHRGWTEDIISYNNEEPGCSLPFPIIADPKRELALQMGMLDPDEKDKDGMPLTARCVFIIGPDKRLKLSILYPATTGRNFDEILRVVDSLQLTARNRVATPVDWKPGDRVMVPPSISEEDAAALFPAGVYTKELPSGRRYLRYTAQP from the exons ATGCCCGGGGTCCTGCTGGGGGACATCTTCCCCAACTTCGAGGCCGAGACCACCGCCGGCACCATCAACTTCCACGACTTCCTGGGAGACTG CTGGGGAGTCCTGTTCTCACACCCGCGGGACTTCACCCCCGTCTGCACCACCGAGCTGGGCCGGGCCGCCCAGCTCAGCCCGGAGTTCCACCAGCGCGACGTGAAGATGATCGCGCTGTCCATCGACAGCGTGGAGGACCACCGCGGCTGGACCGAG GACATCATCTCCTACAACAACGAGGAGCCCGGCTGCTCGCTGCCGTTCCCCATCATCGCGGACCCCAAGCGCGAGCTGGCGCTGCAGATGGGCATGCTGGACCCCGACGAGAAGGACAAGGACGGCATGCCGCTGACCGCCCGCTGC GTGTTCATCATCGGCCCCGATAAGCGCCTCAAGCTGTCGATCCTGTACCCGGCTACCACTGGACGAAACTTCGACGAGATCCTGAGggtcgtggactctctgcagcTGACGGCGAGGAACCGAGTGGCCACGCCTGTGGACTGGAAG CCTGGAGACCGGGTCATGGTCCCACCCAGCATTTCCGAGGAGGACGCAGCCGCGCTGTTCCCAGCCGGGGTCTACACGAAGGAGCTGCCATCAGGGCGGAGGTATCTCCGCTACACCGCCCAGCCGTGA
- the LOC114788616 gene encoding phospholipid phosphatase 6-like, with the protein MPSPKMKRSASGPGAAVANGRFEPGSAFRFRSPEVASRRRSSVAAAQPEDAARLDQSFASIALRALLAIDLWLSKRLAVCACDDSVLGSVRPLVRLVEVSGLAAPWLLAAAYCVVTSGTAAEQEIFINLLVALVLDLLCVAAVRRLVRRRPPAHARSDSFFSFPVSRYCFPSGHAARAAMCGRFLLTHLAFPGALRALVLGWATLATLSPLLLGRHNVTDMAFGVGMGYCQSEVVEQIWVSREWLKDVLMSSLGLNGNTAWTGLSWVL; encoded by the exons ATGCCGTCGCCCAAGATGAAGCGCAGCGCGTCCGGACCCGGCGCCGCCGTCGCCAACGGCCGCTTCGAGCCGGGCTCCGCGTTCCGGTTCCGGAGCCCGGAGGTCGCGTCCCGCCGCCGCTCGTCGGTCGCGGCCGCCCAGCCGGAGGACGCGGCCCGCCTGGACCAGAGCTTCGCGTCCATCGCGCTCCGTGCGCTCCTCGCCATCGACCTGTGGCTCTCCAAGCGCCTGGCCGTGTGCGCCTGCGACGACTCGGTGCTGGGCAGCGTGCGGCCGCTGGTGCGGCTGGTGGAGGTGAGCGGCCTGGCGGCCCCGTGGCTGCTGGCCGCGGCGTACTGCGTGGTGACCAGCGGCACGGCGGCCGAGCAGGAGATCTTCATCAACCTTCTCGTGG cgCTGGTGCTGGACCTGCTGTGTGTGGCCGCGGTGAGGAGGCTGGTGCGGCGGCGCCCGCCGGCCCACGCCCGCTCGGACTCGTTCTTCTCCTTCCCCGTGAGCCGCTACTGCTTCCCGTCGGGCCACGCGGCGCGGGCCGCCATGTGCGGCCGCTTCCTGCTCACCCACCTGGCGTTTCCGGGCGCCCTGCGCGCCCTGGTGCTGGGCTGGGCCACGCTGGCCACGCTGTCGCCCCTGCTGCTGGGCCGCCATAACGTGACTGACATGGCGTTCGGCGTGGGGATGGGCTACTGTCAGTCCGAAGTGGTGGAGCAGATCTGGGTGTCCCGCGAATGGCTGAAGGACGTCCTCATGTCCTCTCTGGGCCTAAATGGGAACACTGCGTGGACTGGACTGTCCTGGGTGCTTTAA